A stretch of the Diorhabda sublineata isolate icDioSubl1.1 chromosome 11, icDioSubl1.1, whole genome shotgun sequence genome encodes the following:
- the LOC130450333 gene encoding myrosinase 1-like, whose product MDLKLQFLLLFYFDRALSKNQLYTFEDDFSFGVATSAYQTEGAWNEDGKGLSFWDYLTHNTDIIVDNSTGDVACNSYRMVETDIALLKTLGVRHYRFSIAWTRIFPDGFPNRINWDGVRFYDDLITKLVENHIEPWVTISHFDHPYSLELLGGWYQETMADYLADYADFLFKTYGNRVKTWITVNEPYSICVNGLPLKGNSIPSGVAEYICGYNVIKAHAAVWKRYQKYRPQQNGKLSMAFSLQAYLPASDSVEDREAAERANQFSFGWFVHPLVYGNYPEVMIDIIQRYSLAQGFTTSRLPRFDIEDLISITGTYDYIGLNNYDTYLVSANNDTIDAQPSYFNDMGVKILNNSDWNTTYSIQMRAKGLGIILKWIKENYNSPEIKITEQGTPDTTGTVLDYDRHNYLVENLQQLWKSITEDGVNVTGYTVWSFLDNFEWNKGYTVKYGLNAVNFDDPLRIRVPKLSSVTYRNVLKRKNLQGVHKIY is encoded by the exons ATGGATTTGAAACtacagtttttgttattattttatttcgataG ggCGCTATCGAAAAATCAACTTTATACATTCGAAGACGACTTTAGTTTCGGTGTTGCCACGTCAGCTTATCAAACAGAAGGCGCTTGGAACGAGGATGGCAAAGGATTGAGTTTCTGGGATTATTTAACCCATAATACGGACATAATAGTCGATAATTCGACCGGAGACGTGGCTTGCAATTCGTATCGTATGGTGGAAACGGATATCGCTTTATTGAAAACGTTGGGCGTCCGGCATTACAGATTTTCGATAGCTTGGACCAGGATATTCCCCGACGGCTTCCCGAATCGGATCAATTGGGACGGGGTGAGGTTCTACGACGATTTAATCACGAAATTAGTCGAAAATCACATCGAACCGTGG GTTACGATTTCGCATTTCGATCATCCGTATTCGCTGGAACTGCTCGGGGGGTGGTACCAAGAAACCATGGCGGATTATTTGGCGGATTACGCGGATTTTTTGTTCAAAACGTACGGGAATCGCGTCAAAACTTGGATAACCGTCAACGAACCTTATTCGATTTGCGTGAATGGTTTGCCGCTCAAAGGAAACTCGATACCGAGCGGCGTGGCTGAGTATATATGCGGATACAACGTCATCAAAGCGCACGCCGCCGTTTGGAAACGGTATCAGAAATACAGACCCCAACAAAACG GGAAATTGAGTATGGCTTTTAGTTTGCAAGCGTATTTGCCGGCCAGTGATTCGGTTGAGGATCGGGAGGCGGCCGAAAGGGCTAATCAATTTTCA tTCGGGTGGTTCGTTCATCCATTAGTTTACGGCAACTACCCCGAAGTTATGATCGATATCATCCAACGTTACAGCCTAGCGCAGGGTTTTACGACATCCCGACTACCCCGATTCGACATCGAAGATTTGATTTCCATAACCGGAACTTACGATTATATTGGACTGAATAATTACGATACTTACTTGGTATCGGCCAATAACGACACTATAGACGCCCAACCGAGCTATTTCAATGACATGGgagtgaaaatattgaataattccGATTGGAACACAACTTATTCCATACAG atgaGGGCCAAAGGCTTGGGAATCATATTAAAATGGATAAAAGAGAATTATAATAGCCCGGAAATAAAAATTACGGAACAGGGTACACCGGATACGACCGGTACCGTTTTGGATTACGATAGACACAATTATTTGGTG GAAAATCTTCAACAACTATGGAAAAGTATCACCGAAGACGGAGTAAATGTTACAGGTTATACAGTCtggagttttctagataatttcgAATGGAACAAAGGATACAC TGTAAAATACGGTTTGAACGCAGTTAATTTCGATGATCCCCTCAGAATTAGGGTACCAAAACTTTCTTCCGTCACGTACAGGAATGTTTTGAAACGTAAAAACCTACAAGGGGTCcacaaaatatattaa